One window of Halopseudomonas maritima genomic DNA carries:
- a CDS encoding MGMT family protein: MKDQQTSGMFQPDNPDPRRDAFFQALASIPAGRVTSYGRLAALAGLGRGARLVGRWLGQLPDDTRLPWHRVLNSQGKLSLGADTPAGREQRARLSAEGVLIRNGRVNLQHYGWPDA, from the coding sequence ATGAAAGACCAGCAGACATCCGGCATGTTCCAGCCTGACAACCCAGACCCGCGCCGCGACGCCTTCTTTCAGGCATTGGCCAGCATCCCGGCGGGCAGGGTCACCAGCTACGGCCGTCTGGCTGCGCTGGCGGGGCTGGGTCGGGGCGCGCGATTGGTCGGCCGCTGGCTCGGGCAGCTGCCCGACGACACCCGTCTGCCCTGGCATCGCGTACTCAACAGCCAGGGCAAGCTGTCGCTGGGCGCTGATACGCCGGCTGGACGCGAACAGCGAGCGCGCCTGAGCGCCGAGGGTGTGCTGATCCGAAATGGCCGCGTCAACCTGCAACACTACGGCTGGCCTGACGCCTGA
- a CDS encoding AmpG family muropeptide MFS transporter, producing the protein MSLQNTPDSPQPVHDGLRVYLKPRVIGMLFLGFSAGLPLLLVGGTFSAWLRDIGVELASIGFLSWVGMAHSIKVLWAPLIDRLPVPVLTRLFGRRRSWMLLAQLVIAGSLLGMSLSDPLEHLEWVALWAVLAAFGSATQDVAIDAYRVEAEARHRQAAMAATYVTGYRVAILAAGAGALHIAALQDWSSAYSMMAALMLVGLITTLCIAEPEVHDNRDAQAAEQALAQQLGTTGAGWRQSLSNWATSAFIAPFTEFFGRYGRVAIVILLFVATFRISDIFMGTMANPFYLDIGFSKQQIANIAAAFGLAMTLGGAALGGFMVARFGIAPILVLTAFMAPATNLIFAWLAFIGPQPDGLVLAIIADNITGGLAISVFIAYLSSLTNTAYTATQYALFSSLMTLPGQFAAGFTGLLAAKLGWIGFFCVTALTGLPAIILAFALLKLAHPDRVSRPGID; encoded by the coding sequence ATGAGTCTTCAAAACACACCAGACAGCCCCCAGCCGGTCCACGACGGGCTGCGAGTCTACCTCAAGCCACGCGTCATCGGCATGCTGTTCCTTGGCTTCTCTGCCGGTCTGCCGCTACTGCTGGTTGGCGGCACCTTCAGCGCGTGGCTGCGCGATATCGGCGTTGAGCTGGCCTCCATCGGTTTTCTCAGTTGGGTCGGCATGGCGCATTCAATCAAGGTTCTCTGGGCGCCGCTGATCGACCGTCTGCCAGTGCCTGTGCTGACGCGCCTGTTCGGTCGCCGACGTAGCTGGATGCTGCTGGCTCAGTTGGTGATTGCCGGCTCGCTGCTCGGCATGTCTCTGAGCGATCCCCTGGAGCACCTGGAGTGGGTTGCACTATGGGCCGTGCTGGCCGCCTTTGGCTCGGCCACTCAGGACGTTGCGATCGATGCCTACCGGGTTGAGGCCGAAGCCCGCCACCGCCAGGCAGCAATGGCGGCCACCTACGTGACCGGCTATCGGGTCGCGATTCTGGCCGCCGGCGCCGGCGCGCTGCATATTGCGGCCCTGCAAGACTGGAGCAGCGCCTACAGCATGATGGCCGCACTCATGCTGGTAGGCCTTATCACCACGCTGTGCATCGCCGAGCCCGAGGTGCACGACAACCGCGACGCACAAGCAGCCGAGCAAGCCTTGGCACAACAGCTGGGGACTACCGGTGCCGGCTGGCGTCAGAGCCTGTCGAACTGGGCAACCAGCGCCTTTATCGCGCCCTTTACCGAGTTTTTCGGCCGCTATGGCCGCGTCGCCATCGTGATCCTGTTGTTTGTCGCCACCTTTCGCATCAGCGACATCTTCATGGGCACCATGGCCAACCCCTTCTATCTGGATATCGGCTTCAGCAAGCAGCAGATTGCCAACATTGCCGCCGCCTTCGGGCTGGCCATGACGCTGGGTGGCGCGGCATTGGGCGGTTTTATGGTGGCACGCTTTGGCATCGCTCCGATCCTGGTTTTAACCGCCTTCATGGCCCCGGCCACCAACCTGATCTTTGCCTGGCTGGCCTTCATTGGGCCGCAGCCGGACGGACTGGTGCTGGCAATCATCGCCGACAACATTACCGGTGGATTGGCCATTTCTGTCTTCATCGCGTACCTGTCCAGTCTCACCAACACGGCCTATACCGCCACCCAATACGCGTTGTTCAGTTCACTGATGACGCTGCCGGGGCAGTTTGCCGCCGGCTTCACCGGGCTGCTGGCAGCCAAACTGGGCTGGATCGGATTCTTCTGCGTCACCGCGTTAACCGGGCTGCCGGCAATCATCCTGGCCTTCGCCCTGCTCAAACTGGCGCACCCGGACCGCGTTTCCCGCCCGGGCATTGACTGA
- a CDS encoding mechanosensitive ion channel family protein translates to MEQLMEKLNGLEEAWLPLVIEYGSKLALALLTLVIGWWLVGRVIKAMEAVLNKRNVEPTLHGFVTALVSVALKVLLLISVAGMVGIETTSFIAMLGAAGLAVGLALQGSLANFAGGALILFLRPFRAGEYIEAQGVAGTVDSIQIFNTILKTPDNKTVIIPNGSLSNGNIVNYSRQPTRRVDVNIGIDYGDDVKKARSILLGLAAADSRVLKDPEAAVWLVSLGDNSVNLSLRMWAKTEDFWGVFWDIQEQAKEAFDAQGISIPFPQRTVHMVTEAAAK, encoded by the coding sequence ATGGAGCAACTGATGGAAAAGCTGAATGGGCTGGAAGAGGCTTGGCTGCCGTTGGTAATCGAGTACGGCAGCAAGCTGGCGCTGGCGCTGCTGACGCTGGTTATTGGTTGGTGGTTGGTTGGCCGGGTCATCAAGGCGATGGAAGCCGTGCTGAACAAGCGCAATGTCGAGCCGACTTTGCATGGCTTTGTGACCGCGCTGGTGTCGGTTGCCCTGAAGGTGCTGTTGCTGATCAGCGTCGCGGGCATGGTTGGTATCGAAACCACGTCCTTTATTGCCATGCTGGGTGCTGCCGGTCTGGCTGTCGGTCTGGCGCTGCAGGGCAGCCTGGCTAACTTTGCCGGCGGTGCGCTGATCCTGTTTTTGCGCCCGTTCCGTGCCGGTGAGTACATTGAGGCGCAGGGCGTGGCGGGTACGGTCGATAGTATCCAGATCTTCAACACCATTTTGAAAACGCCGGACAACAAGACTGTCATCATCCCTAACGGCAGCCTGTCCAATGGCAATATCGTCAACTACTCGCGTCAACCAACCCGCCGTGTCGACGTCAATATCGGCATTGACTATGGCGACGATGTGAAAAAGGCCCGCTCCATTCTGCTGGGCCTGGCAGCGGCTGACAGCCGCGTATTGAAAGATCCGGAGGCGGCGGTCTGGCTGGTGTCGCTGGGCGATAATTCGGTCAACCTCTCGCTGCGCATGTGGGCCAAGACGGAAGACTTCTGGGGTGTGTTCTGGGATATCCAGGAGCAGGCCAAGGAAGCCTTCGATGCACAGGGGATCTCCATTCCCTTCCCGCAGCGTACCGTGCACATGGTTACCGAGGCGGCAGCGAAGTAA
- a CDS encoding YajQ family cyclic di-GMP-binding protein, with protein sequence MPSFDVVSELDKHEVTNAVDNAKKELDRRYDLRGKGSFEFNDKQLQITLTGDADFQLEQMMGILELSMTKRNLDIRCLECKEPFASGKQVKQEVLLREGIDKELARKIVSLIKDAKLKVQAAIQGDQVRVTGKKRDDLQEVIALLRGSALEMPLQFNNFRD encoded by the coding sequence ATGCCGTCCTTTGACGTGGTTTCCGAACTGGACAAACATGAGGTGACCAACGCGGTTGATAATGCCAAGAAGGAGCTGGACCGGCGTTATGACCTGCGCGGCAAGGGCAGCTTCGAGTTTAACGACAAGCAGCTGCAGATTACCCTGACCGGGGATGCCGACTTTCAGCTTGAACAGATGATGGGCATTCTCGAACTCAGCATGACCAAGCGCAACTTGGATATTCGCTGCCTGGAGTGCAAGGAGCCGTTTGCCTCGGGCAAGCAGGTCAAGCAGGAAGTGCTGCTCCGGGAAGGAATCGACAAGGAACTCGCTCGCAAGATCGTGTCTCTGATCAAGGACGCTAAACTCAAGGTCCAGGCCGCCATTCAGGGTGACCAGGTGCGCGTGACCGGCAAGAAGCGCGATGACCTGCAAGAGGTGATCGCCCTGTTGCGCGGCAGCGCGCTGGAGATGCCGCTGCAGTTCAACAATTTTCGCGACTGA
- a CDS encoding GGDEF domain-containing response regulator produces MPNPQLSILVVDDTKFSSAVIGHTLSQAGYNDIRFASSAVDALRMHEERAASVMVADWLMPEMDGLELTTRIRQLDEQTDHYTYVVLLTAREGDNVLSEAFDRGVDDFISKSAMNEQLLPRIFAADRTSQLINRLLDENRLLATNNAQLEEHNLVDRLTAIGNRRYLLQRLSDALRSVESRGGACCLVVMGVQNLPTLHERFGDLVQQEVLRGTARRLQQLVRPTDVIARVDSNAFAIVTLAEEAADLKPASFRRLHDGLNLKAFKTSDGYLSIRAGMAICTLTDKQALPDSQQMLEQVEAKLAEAYETNLITETRLS; encoded by the coding sequence ATGCCCAATCCCCAACTCAGTATTCTGGTGGTGGATGACACTAAGTTCAGCAGCGCTGTCATCGGCCACACACTGAGCCAGGCCGGCTATAACGACATTCGCTTCGCCAGCTCGGCGGTTGATGCGCTACGCATGCATGAGGAGCGCGCCGCCAGCGTCATGGTGGCCGACTGGTTGATGCCGGAAATGGACGGCCTGGAGCTGACCACCCGCATTCGCCAGCTGGATGAGCAAACCGACCATTACACCTACGTGGTCCTGCTGACCGCACGAGAGGGTGACAACGTGCTCAGCGAAGCCTTTGACCGGGGCGTAGACGACTTCATCAGCAAATCTGCCATGAACGAGCAGTTGCTGCCGCGCATCTTCGCCGCCGACCGTACCTCGCAGCTGATTAACCGTCTGCTGGATGAAAACCGCCTGCTGGCGACCAACAACGCCCAGCTCGAAGAGCACAACCTGGTCGACCGGCTGACCGCGATTGGCAACCGCCGCTACCTGCTGCAACGCCTCAGCGATGCACTGCGCAGCGTCGAGTCACGCGGCGGCGCGTGCTGCCTGGTCGTCATGGGTGTACAAAATCTACCCACCCTGCACGAACGCTTTGGCGACCTTGTGCAGCAAGAAGTCCTGCGCGGCACGGCACGACGTCTGCAGCAACTGGTGCGTCCAACCGATGTTATCGCACGGGTCGACAGCAACGCTTTTGCCATCGTCACCCTGGCCGAAGAGGCTGCCGACCTGAAGCCGGCGAGCTTTCGCCGCCTGCACGACGGGCTCAACCTGAAGGCGTTCAAAACCAGTGACGGCTACCTGTCGATTCGTGCCGGCATGGCTATCTGCACGCTGACCGACAAACAGGCGCTGCCTGATTCGCAACAAATGCTGGAGCAGGTGGAGGCCAAGCTGGCTGAGGCCTACGAAACCAACCTCATCACCGAAACCCGGCTGTCCTGA